A part of Candidatus Omnitrophota bacterium genomic DNA contains:
- the pth gene encoding aminoacyl-tRNA hydrolase, producing the protein MKLIVGLGNPGDKYADSRHNIGFSAIKSLAKAYKISLKKDFFISSISGKGRIHGEFVALAMPLTFMNLSGNAVKPLLKKYKADISDLLIICDDMDLDIGRIKARPSGTSGGQRGMESIIKSLSTDEFARLRIGIGRPPRQIDPSDYVLSRFQAKEKELISEALEQASQCCLVWVTKGITEAMNNFNKRSKQNE; encoded by the coding sequence CTTAGGCAACCCTGGAGATAAATACGCCGATTCAAGGCACAATATCGGGTTTTCCGCAATCAAGTCTTTGGCAAAAGCTTATAAAATATCCTTAAAAAAAGATTTTTTCATTTCTTCAATAAGCGGAAAAGGTAGGATACATGGAGAGTTTGTAGCGTTAGCAATGCCGTTAACATTCATGAATTTATCCGGCAATGCTGTTAAACCTCTTCTTAAGAAATACAAAGCTGATATAAGCGATCTTTTGATAATTTGTGATGATATGGATTTGGATATTGGCAGGATTAAGGCCAGGCCAAGCGGCACATCAGGAGGCCAGAGAGGGATGGAATCAATTATCAAATCTCTTTCTACCGATGAATTTGCGCGTTTACGTATCGGCATCGGCAGGCCGCCAAGACAAATTGATCCAAGCGATTATGTATTGTCTAGATTTCAGGCAAAAGAAAAAGAGTTAATAAGTGAGGCGCTTGAGCAAGCCTCTCAATGCTGCCTTGTTTGGGTTACTAAGGGCATAACAGAAGCAATGAATAATTTTAACAAGAGGAGTAAACAGAATGAATAA
- the rpsF gene encoding 30S ribosomal protein S6 translates to MNKYEAMFIIKPDLSEEERKTLFNQIGESITKNSGVVTQAAVWAERKKLYFPIKKFQEGLYYLVNFDLPAPGVKEIRQAYRINESILRVLVSRL, encoded by the coding sequence ATGAATAAGTACGAAGCGATGTTTATTATTAAGCCGGATTTATCGGAAGAAGAAAGAAAAACTTTATTTAATCAGATCGGAGAATCCATAACTAAAAATAGCGGCGTTGTTACTCAGGCTGCCGTTTGGGCGGAGAGGAAAAAACTTTACTTTCCGATCAAGAAATTCCAGGAAGGATTGTATTATCTGGTTAATTTTGATCTTCCTGCTCCGGGCGTCAAAGAAATAAGGCAGGCCTATAGGATTAATGAGAGTATTTTGCGTGTTCTCGTATCCAGGCTTTAG
- the ssb gene encoding single-stranded DNA-binding protein, with product MASYNKVLLMGNLTKDPELRYTPQGVAVANLRLAVNRKYKNKNQEMKEEVCFITAVVWSKQAETCNQYLHKGSAVFVEGILQSRSWEDNAGQKRSVIEVRAERVQFLGSPSSSRGSASVPSGEVGQGESTESAWLEESEDISNES from the coding sequence ATGGCTAGTTACAATAAAGTTTTATTGATGGGTAACCTTACAAAAGATCCCGAGCTGCGTTATACTCCTCAGGGAGTTGCTGTTGCAAACTTGCGGCTTGCGGTGAATCGTAAATACAAGAATAAGAACCAAGAGATGAAGGAAGAGGTATGTTTTATCACGGCTGTAGTTTGGAGTAAGCAAGCAGAGACTTGCAATCAATATTTACATAAAGGAAGCGCTGTTTTTGTTGAGGGCATACTTCAATCGCGCTCTTGGGAAGATAACGCCGGCCAAAAACGCAGTGTTATTGAGGTCAGGGCAGAACGAGTGCAGTTTTTAGGCTCGCCAAGCTCGTCAAGGGGCTCGGCAAGTGTCCCTTCCGGAGAGGTTGGACAGGGCGAATCAACTGAATCAGCATGGTTAGAAGAAAGCGAGGATATATCTAATGAGAGTTAA
- the rpsR gene encoding 30S ribosomal protein S18, with the protein MRKKFCRFCADKVKVIDYKDAKRLESFITERGKIVSTRVSGNCAKHQRVLADAMRKARFVSIVPYVR; encoded by the coding sequence ATGAGAAAGAAATTTTGCCGTTTCTGCGCGGATAAAGTAAAAGTAATTGATTATAAAGATGCCAAGAGATTGGAATCTTTTATTACCGAAAGAGGCAAGATTGTTTCAACGCGTGTTTCGGGAAACTGCGCTAAGCATCAAAGGGTTCTTGCGGACGCGATGAGAAAAGCACGTTTTGTTTCAATTGTTCCTTACGTTCGTTAA
- the rplI gene encoding 50S ribosomal protein L9 produces the protein MEVILKQDVDKIGKIGAVVKVKDGFARNFLFPNKLAIPLNSANLKVLEQEKEKKSVALEKALKESEIIKEKLSGISLTIQSLVKEEDKLYGSITSHDISLALKEEGLDIDKNIILLDEPIKALGIYEVPVKLHPEVSAKVKVWIVKK, from the coding sequence ATGGAAGTAATATTAAAACAAGATGTTGATAAAATCGGTAAAATTGGCGCTGTTGTTAAAGTAAAAGACGGGTTTGCGCGTAATTTTCTTTTTCCAAATAAATTAGCTATCCCTTTAAATTCGGCTAACCTTAAAGTTCTGGAACAGGAAAAAGAAAAGAAATCGGTAGCATTAGAAAAAGCCCTTAAGGAATCAGAGATAATCAAAGAAAAGCTTTCCGGAATTTCGTTGACAATTCAATCTTTGGTTAAAGAGGAAGATAAATTGTACGGTAGTATTACTTCGCACGATATTTCATTGGCTCTTAAAGAAGAAGGCTTGGATATAGACAAGAATATTATTTTGTTAGATGAGCCTATTAAGGCGCTTGGAATTTATGAAGTGCCTGTTAAGCTGCATCCGGAAGTAAGTGCAAAAGTCAAAGTCTGGATTGTAAAGAAGTAG
- the dnaB gene encoding replicative DNA helicase has translation MPNEATLEKVPPQNLDAEMAVLGSMLLAEEAIAVSIEFLNSNYFYKDAHRKIFDAILNLYNVNKAIDLITLTDELKRSNQLEDVGGVSFLTGLVNSVPTAANINHYVRIVKEKNILRTLINNATKIVSLCYESDGNVDEVVDNAERFIFEVTDKKVQGSYLHLKEIVKDSIETIDQLYQNKAHVTGVPTGYIDFDLKTAGLQPSDLIIIAGRPSMGKSAFALGIAEYAGVIEKVPTAIFSLEMSKEQLAQRMLCSHAKVDAHKVRTGYLATSDWPRLTAAAGKLSEAPIFIDDTPAISVMELRAKARRLKSQHDIKLIILDYMQLMRGSSGIESRQQEISEISRSLKALARELRVPLIAISQLSRAVESRTDHRPQLSDLRESGAIEQDADVVVLILREEYYNPTSENQGIADAIIAKQRNGPVGSVKLAFIKEYTRFDNLARTE, from the coding sequence ATGCCAAACGAAGCAACTTTAGAAAAAGTCCCTCCGCAAAATTTAGACGCCGAGATGGCAGTTTTAGGTTCAATGCTGCTAGCTGAGGAAGCGATAGCTGTTTCTATTGAATTCTTAAATAGTAACTATTTTTATAAGGATGCCCATAGAAAAATCTTTGACGCGATTCTTAATCTCTACAATGTTAACAAGGCAATTGATTTAATTACCCTGACTGATGAATTAAAAAGAAGCAATCAGCTTGAAGATGTCGGAGGGGTGAGTTTCTTAACAGGGCTTGTTAATTCAGTTCCTACTGCAGCTAATATCAATCATTACGTAAGAATAGTAAAAGAAAAGAATATTTTACGTACTTTGATAAATAACGCCACAAAAATAGTTTCTTTATGCTATGAAAGCGATGGCAATGTTGATGAGGTTGTTGATAATGCGGAAAGGTTTATTTTTGAAGTTACAGATAAAAAAGTCCAGGGGTCATACCTGCATTTAAAAGAAATTGTCAAAGATAGCATAGAGACTATTGACCAGCTTTACCAGAATAAAGCCCATGTTACCGGAGTTCCTACCGGTTATATTGATTTTGATTTAAAAACAGCCGGGCTTCAGCCTTCGGATTTAATTATTATTGCGGGCCGGCCTTCTATGGGTAAGAGTGCTTTTGCGTTAGGGATTGCAGAATACGCAGGGGTAATAGAAAAAGTCCCAACTGCAATATTTAGCCTTGAAATGTCCAAGGAACAGCTTGCCCAAAGAATGCTTTGTTCACATGCAAAAGTAGATGCACATAAAGTAAGGACTGGTTATCTTGCAACTTCTGACTGGCCGCGCTTAACAGCTGCTGCGGGGAAATTATCAGAAGCGCCAATTTTTATTGATGATACTCCGGCAATTTCCGTAATGGAATTGCGTGCCAAAGCACGCCGCCTTAAATCGCAGCATGATATTAAATTAATTATTTTAGACTATATGCAGCTTATGCGTGGCTCAAGCGGAATAGAGAGCAGGCAGCAGGAGATTTCAGAAATTTCCCGTTCTCTAAAAGCCTTAGCTCGTGAATTGCGTGTGCCGTTAATAGCAATCAGCCAGCTTTCCCGTGCGGTTGAATCGCGAACTGACCATAGGCCTCAACTTTCTGATTTAAGAGAGTCGGGTGCTATAGAGCAGGATGCGGATGTGGTTGTTCTTATTTTAAGGGAAGAGTATTATAACCCTACGTCCGAGAACCAGGGTATTGCCGATGCGATTATCGCAAAGCAGCGTAATGGCCCGGTTGGTTCCGTAAAATTAGCATTTATCAAAGAGTACACCAGATTTGATAATCTTGCTAGGACTGAATAA
- the bamA gene encoding outer membrane protein assembly factor BamA, with protein sequence MRRTFLVFSFIFSFSLLSNSCSLFAQEENKAQKVSSIEQSQEKAVNPTSPVQESAKIVNLIEVRGNKAISTNTIISKMKTRVGSPYLDTAISDDLKRLYLLGFFDEGTKIDSEPYKDGVKVIVTVVERPLIEKINFAGITHASLKDEKLKPQLKSKEGQYLDYANLTEDIRILKKLYEKIGFSQVQIDYNVSLDKETNKAKVLFNVVEGKKVRIQEIIISGNKSFKSARILRLLKTKRAWFFNAGVLKDDVIKEDMERLKTFYRDNGFSDVTLSYEVKPDLKKSYLLNVYINIVEGKKYSIGNVVISGNKYIKEKEIIGALKDCLPGKVFSQDRMRNDASNIQSLYFDRGYISCRVMEGSAVNAQTGRVDITYNIDENDVAYVSKIKVRGNVKTKDAVIRRELRIYPGDKFDGAKLNRSKERLKNLGYFEEVSYDTEDTQVPDKKDLIVDVKETKTGSFSFGGGYSTVDDFVGFAEIEQKNFDWLNWPYFTGGGQDLKFRGSFGTVSNSFELSFTNPWVFDYPFSFGFDLYKRDHKRDEDVGYGYDQKVMGGDLRLGKELTEYINGNLTFRHDKIQIKNISGDATVDLKKEDGSNIINSLTPSLSFDTRDNVFETRKGELVTGMMQYAGGFLGGDKYFWKFYGRASHYVPLPFKSVLELKGRVGVGDSFGNTDDIPIYERFFAGGADTIRGYEERKVGPTDPVSKDPLGGQSMLVGNIEYTYPLLNFLKVAGFYDVGNVWSRLGDIGTKRDTSTNTGGFKSGIGLGIRVKTPLGPMRLDYGIPMAKAPGEDKKSNGRFHFSASHDF encoded by the coding sequence ATGCGACGAACATTCCTTGTTTTTTCCTTCATTTTTTCTTTTTCACTGCTAAGCAACTCTTGTTCTCTTTTTGCTCAAGAAGAAAACAAAGCGCAGAAAGTTTCCTCTATTGAGCAATCCCAGGAAAAGGCAGTTAATCCAACTTCCCCTGTCCAAGAAAGCGCAAAAATTGTTAATTTAATTGAAGTAAGAGGCAACAAAGCGATAAGCACTAATACTATAATCTCAAAAATGAAAACAAGGGTGGGAAGCCCTTACCTTGATACAGCTATAAGCGATGATTTAAAACGGCTTTATCTTTTAGGTTTCTTTGACGAAGGCACAAAGATTGATTCAGAGCCTTATAAAGACGGAGTTAAGGTTATTGTAACGGTTGTTGAAAGGCCTTTAATTGAAAAAATTAATTTTGCGGGGATTACGCACGCTTCGCTTAAGGACGAGAAACTTAAGCCGCAACTAAAATCTAAAGAAGGCCAGTATTTGGACTATGCTAATCTGACCGAAGATATCCGCATCCTTAAAAAGCTGTATGAAAAGATTGGTTTTAGCCAGGTGCAGATTGATTATAATGTCTCTCTTGACAAGGAAACAAATAAAGCTAAAGTCCTGTTTAATGTTGTGGAAGGCAAGAAAGTAAGGATCCAGGAGATTATTATTTCAGGAAACAAATCTTTTAAATCCGCGCGTATTCTAAGGCTCTTAAAAACCAAGAGAGCGTGGTTTTTTAATGCCGGTGTTTTAAAAGACGATGTAATCAAAGAAGACATGGAGCGTTTGAAAACCTTTTACCGCGATAATGGATTTTCGGACGTAACTTTGAGCTATGAAGTAAAACCTGATCTTAAGAAATCTTATCTTTTGAATGTTTATATTAATATAGTTGAAGGAAAAAAGTATTCAATCGGAAATGTTGTTATCTCTGGCAATAAATATATTAAAGAGAAAGAGATAATCGGAGCTTTGAAAGATTGCCTCCCCGGTAAAGTATTCAGCCAGGACCGGATGAGAAATGACGCTAGCAATATTCAAAGTTTATATTTTGACCGCGGTTATATTAGTTGCCGGGTTATGGAAGGCTCTGCCGTAAATGCGCAGACAGGAAGAGTTGATATCACCTACAATATAGATGAAAATGATGTTGCTTATGTCAGCAAGATTAAAGTAAGGGGCAATGTTAAAACAAAAGATGCTGTAATTCGAAGAGAATTAAGGATTTATCCCGGAGATAAATTTGATGGAGCGAAGTTAAATCGCAGCAAAGAGAGGCTAAAGAATTTAGGATACTTTGAAGAGGTTAGTTATGATACTGAGGATACCCAGGTTCCAGATAAAAAAGATTTGATTGTTGATGTTAAAGAGACAAAAACCGGTTCGTTTAGTTTCGGCGGAGGTTACAGCACGGTTGATGATTTTGTGGGGTTTGCGGAGATTGAGCAGAAGAATTTTGATTGGTTAAACTGGCCGTACTTTACTGGAGGAGGACAAGATTTAAAATTCAGAGGTTCCTTTGGTACGGTAAGCAATAGTTTTGAATTAAGTTTTACTAATCCTTGGGTTTTTGATTATCCGTTTTCTTTCGGATTTGATCTTTACAAGCGCGACCATAAAAGGGATGAAGATGTCGGTTATGGTTACGATCAGAAAGTCATGGGTGGTGATTTACGTTTAGGTAAGGAGCTTACTGAATATATTAATGGTAATTTAACATTTAGGCACGATAAAATTCAAATTAAAAATATTTCTGGAGACGCCACTGTTGACTTAAAGAAAGAAGATGGTTCAAATATAATTAACAGTTTAACTCCCAGTTTAAGCTTTGATACACGCGATAATGTTTTTGAAACAAGAAAAGGCGAGCTTGTGACTGGTATGATGCAGTATGCTGGAGGGTTCCTGGGAGGAGATAAATATTTCTGGAAATTTTATGGCCGTGCTTCCCATTATGTCCCTTTACCTTTTAAATCCGTGTTGGAGCTAAAAGGAAGAGTGGGTGTTGGGGATTCTTTCGGCAATACGGACGATATCCCAATATATGAAAGATTTTTTGCCGGTGGCGCTGACACGATAAGAGGTTATGAAGAAAGAAAAGTCGGGCCAACGGATCCTGTTTCAAAAGACCCCTTGGGTGGGCAGTCGATGCTTGTAGGAAATATTGAATACACCTATCCTTTATTAAATTTTCTAAAGGTGGCAGGTTTTTATGATGTAGGTAATGTTTGGTCAAGGTTGGGAGATATTGGTACAAAGAGGGATACTTCTACTAATACGGGTGGTTTTAAATCAGGCATAGGATTAGGTATCAGAGTAAAGACTCCGCTTGGCCCCATGAGGCTTGATTACGGTATTCCTATGGCAAAAGCTCCAGGTGAAGATAAGAAGAGTAACGGAAGGTTCCATTTTAGCGCAAGCCACGATTTTTAA
- a CDS encoding OmpH family outer membrane protein produces MGRKAVVLFGAILGLGLLVGTAQAADKFAYVDLSRLFSEYNKTKDFDKVLSEKENVYTAEREKKVNEIKSVQDKLSLLSDKEKENKKGDLESKVKVLKEYDRQKQTDLRKDQDEKMKEILKNIQDTVKNYAEKEGYTMVFNDRVLVYQVKSMDITDKILELLNKGYSKK; encoded by the coding sequence ATGGGAAGGAAAGCAGTTGTATTATTTGGAGCAATTTTGGGTTTAGGCCTTTTGGTTGGAACAGCACAAGCAGCGGATAAATTTGCTTATGTTGATTTAAGCAGGCTCTTTAGCGAATACAATAAAACTAAAGATTTTGATAAAGTTTTAAGCGAAAAAGAAAATGTTTATACTGCTGAAAGAGAAAAGAAAGTCAATGAAATTAAGTCGGTTCAGGATAAGCTAAGCCTTTTAAGCGACAAAGAAAAAGAAAACAAAAAAGGTGATTTGGAAAGCAAGGTTAAAGTTTTAAAAGAATATGACAGGCAGAAGCAAACTGATTTACGTAAAGATCAGGATGAGAAAATGAAAGAGATCCTGAAGAATATACAAGACACGGTAAAGAATTATGCTGAAAAGGAAGGCTATACGATGGTATTTAATGACCGTGTCCTGGTTTATCAGGTAAAGAGTATGGACATTACTGATAAAATATTAGAGTTATTGAATAAGGGCTATTCGAAGAAATAA
- the lpxD gene encoding UDP-3-O-(3-hydroxymyristoyl)glucosamine N-acyltransferase — MQKTLKDIAKIVGGKIIGDGNVVITGVSGIKEANKGDITFLANPKYFPLADKTNASAIVVPEDFKGASKPLILTENPSLAFTKIISSFAPVEASKPKGIHPTALLGKDVKIGKDVAIGPYVVIEDAVVVGDNTLIYSGCFIGHGTKIGKDTLIYSNVSIRERISIGDRVIIHSGAVIGADGFGFITIKGLHHKIPQIGTVEIEDDVEIGANTAIDRARFDKTIIHRGTKIDNLVHIAHNVVVGDDSLIVAQAGISGSTVIGKGVTIAGQAGLVGHITIGDGAILAAQAGITKSVPANTMVSGYPARAHDKAIKVNACVQNLPKLYETINELKKKVEELEKRIK, encoded by the coding sequence ATGCAGAAGACTCTTAAAGATATTGCAAAGATTGTTGGCGGGAAGATAATTGGGGACGGTAATGTTGTAATTACCGGAGTTTCCGGGATCAAAGAAGCTAATAAAGGGGATATTACTTTCTTAGCGAATCCTAAATATTTTCCGCTTGCTGATAAAACAAATGCTTCGGCAATTGTAGTGCCAGAGGATTTTAAAGGCGCAAGTAAGCCTTTAATATTAACAGAAAATCCTTCTTTGGCTTTTACAAAGATTATTTCTTCCTTTGCGCCTGTTGAGGCAAGTAAGCCTAAAGGAATACATCCGACTGCATTGTTAGGTAAGGATGTAAAAATAGGCAAGGATGTTGCAATAGGGCCTTATGTGGTTATCGAAGACGCAGTAGTGGTCGGGGATAATACGCTTATTTATTCCGGCTGTTTTATCGGGCATGGTACAAAGATAGGTAAAGACACCCTTATTTATTCAAATGTTTCTATTCGTGAGCGGATATCCATTGGAGACAGGGTAATTATTCATAGCGGAGCTGTAATTGGCGCTGACGGATTTGGTTTTATAACAATAAAAGGGCTTCATCATAAAATTCCTCAAATTGGTACGGTTGAAATTGAGGATGATGTTGAAATTGGCGCAAATACTGCAATTGACCGGGCGCGTTTTGATAAAACTATTATTCATCGCGGCACAAAAATAGATAACCTTGTGCATATAGCACACAATGTCGTAGTAGGCGATGATTCTTTAATTGTTGCACAAGCAGGTATTTCAGGAAGCACTGTAATCGGCAAGGGTGTTACTATCGCAGGCCAAGCAGGGCTCGTAGGGCATATTACTATCGGAGACGGAGCTATATTAGCGGCTCAAGCAGGGATAACCAAATCTGTTCCAGCAAACACTATGGTTTCCGGTTATCCGGCAAGAGCGCATGATAAAGCCATAAAAGTAAATGCCTGCGTGCAGAATTTGCCTAAATTATACGAAACTATCAACGAACTTAAAAAGAAGGTTGAGGAATTAGAAAAAAGAATAAAATGA
- a CDS encoding bifunctional UDP-3-O-[3-hydroxymyristoyl] N-acetylglucosamine deacetylase/3-hydroxyacyl-ACP dehydratase, giving the protein MINQKTIIKEVSISGAGLHTANKVNLKFKPADIDSGINFIRVDMPEKTVIKANTDSLIVSSRAHRRTSIGNSTVEVHTIEHLMASLFALGIDNINIEIDSNEVPGLDGSSQVFVETLKGAGIKEQDKEKHGFSLREPIFIEEGGSSIIALPSEDFRISYTLNYDHPMLKSGFLELIVTPESFSSEIAPARTFCLEEEAKELQRNNVGLGANYENTLVVGATGVIGNKLRFDNEFVRHKILDLIGDLSILAQPIKAHIIAIKSGHSLNLKLAKSIDQQRKKYSTGTGKKALDIQDGEVLDCETIMKILPHRDPFLFVDRVTKLEKGKHAVGIKNVTINDYFFRGHFPGRPVMPGVLIVEAMAQVGGVMMLALEENRGKLAFFMMIDNVKFRKTVVPGDQLVFDVVAGKMKSKTGQVHGKAYVDGKVVAEADLMFSIVDSPES; this is encoded by the coding sequence ATGATTAATCAAAAGACAATTATTAAAGAAGTGTCCATTAGTGGAGCAGGCTTACATACTGCAAATAAGGTTAATCTTAAGTTTAAACCGGCAGATATTGATTCTGGGATAAATTTTATCCGCGTTGACATGCCGGAAAAGACAGTGATAAAAGCAAATACGGATTCATTGATTGTTTCTTCACGTGCGCATCGTAGGACTTCTATAGGAAATAGCACTGTTGAGGTGCATACCATAGAGCATCTTATGGCTTCATTATTTGCTCTTGGGATTGATAATATTAACATTGAAATAGACAGCAACGAAGTCCCGGGATTAGATGGAAGCAGCCAGGTTTTTGTTGAAACATTAAAGGGCGCCGGGATTAAAGAGCAGGATAAAGAGAAACACGGCTTTAGTTTAAGAGAGCCGATTTTTATTGAAGAAGGCGGTTCGTCAATTATAGCGCTCCCGAGTGAAGATTTCCGGATTTCTTATACTTTGAATTATGATCATCCTATGTTAAAGTCCGGATTCCTGGAATTAATTGTAACCCCGGAGAGTTTTTCAAGTGAAATTGCTCCTGCAAGGACGTTTTGCCTTGAAGAAGAGGCAAAGGAACTGCAGCGTAATAATGTTGGACTTGGTGCAAATTATGAGAACACCCTTGTTGTCGGAGCGACAGGAGTAATTGGCAACAAGCTGCGTTTTGATAATGAATTTGTGCGCCATAAGATTTTGGATTTGATTGGAGATTTAAGTATTCTTGCCCAGCCCATAAAGGCGCATATTATTGCAATAAAAAGCGGGCATTCTTTAAACCTAAAATTAGCAAAAAGTATTGACCAGCAGAGAAAGAAATATTCAACTGGCACAGGGAAAAAGGCCTTAGATATTCAGGACGGAGAAGTTTTGGATTGTGAAACAATAATGAAGATACTCCCTCATCGCGATCCGTTTCTTTTTGTGGATAGGGTTACCAAATTGGAAAAAGGCAAGCACGCAGTAGGAATCAAGAATGTAACTATTAATGATTATTTTTTTAGAGGGCATTTCCCGGGCAGGCCTGTTATGCCGGGAGTCCTTATTGTTGAAGCAATGGCTCAGGTGGGTGGTGTTATGATGCTTGCTTTGGAAGAAAATAGGGGGAAGTTAGCTTTTTTTATGATGATTGATAATGTTAAATTTAGAAAGACCGTTGTTCCGGGAGACCAGCTTGTGTTTGATGTAGTTGCTGGGAAAATGAAATCTAAGACAGGGCAGGTCCATGGAAAAGCATATGTAGACGGTAAGGTTGTTGCGGAAGCAGACCTTATGTTTTCAATTGTTGATTCTCCGGAGAGCTAA
- the lpxA gene encoding acyl-ACP--UDP-N-acetylglucosamine O-acyltransferase, producing the protein MEIHPTAIVSKKAKLSDNVIVGPYSIISDNAVIGEGTKIGAHCVIEGNTTIGKNCEIFTGAVIGSKPQDLKFKGEKVFLEIGDGNMIREYCTFNPGTGEGGKTTVGNGNLFMAYSHVAHDCIVGNNCVIANVGTLAGHVTIEDMAVIGGLVAIHQFVKIGKLSIIGGCSKVVQDIPPFSTCDGHPARVFGLNLIGLRRHNISKDSMHALSRCYKILFSEGLSPKHALEKIEKEVKLTTEASYLVNFVKTSERGIVRSCRKE; encoded by the coding sequence ATGGAAATTCATCCAACAGCGATTGTATCAAAAAAAGCAAAATTATCGGATAACGTTATAGTAGGGCCTTATTCTATTATTTCAGATAATGCAGTGATAGGGGAGGGGACAAAGATTGGCGCGCACTGCGTTATTGAAGGCAATACTACTATCGGAAAGAATTGTGAGATATTTACCGGAGCCGTCATTGGTTCAAAGCCTCAGGATTTAAAGTTTAAAGGTGAAAAGGTTTTTCTTGAGATTGGCGATGGAAATATGATTCGTGAATATTGCACTTTCAATCCGGGTACAGGAGAAGGCGGGAAAACAACAGTAGGCAATGGCAATCTTTTTATGGCTTATTCCCATGTTGCCCATGATTGTATAGTTGGAAATAATTGTGTTATTGCAAATGTCGGGACGCTTGCCGGGCACGTAACTATTGAAGATATGGCTGTAATAGGAGGTTTAGTTGCCATACATCAATTTGTAAAAATCGGTAAACTTTCAATTATAGGTGGCTGTTCCAAGGTTGTGCAGGACATTCCTCCGTTTTCAACCTGCGACGGGCATCCTGCCCGCGTATTTGGATTAAATCTTATCGGTTTAAGGCGGCATAACATTTCAAAAGATTCAATGCATGCTTTAAGCAGATGTTACAAGATACTTTTCTCCGAAGGACTCTCTCCGAAACATGCTCTGGAAAAGATTGAGAAAGAAGTTAAACTAACAACCGAGGCATCTTATTTGGTTAACTTCGTAAAAACTTCTGAAAGAGGCATTGTTCGTTCCTGCCGCAAAGAATAA
- the lpxI gene encoding UDP-2,3-diacylglucosamine diphosphatase LpxI (LpxI, functionally equivalent to LpxH, replaces it in LPS biosynthesis in a minority of bacteria.), whose product MEKIGLIAGNRKFPFVFAQAAKKRNFSIVAVAIKGDTSSRLKKYVDKIYWLGLGEFSSMFKIFKAEGINKIIMAGQISPRRLFSKEINKDPVLKSLLSGIVDKRADTIFGAIADKLKEEGFELIDSTTFIEELLPKKGTLTKHEPDFSTWEDVYFGLELAKAVAFLDIGQTVAVKHKAIVAVEALEGTDNLIRRAGRISRGGAVVVKVSKPKQDKRFDIPVVGLNTIKVLTRAKASCLAIEADKTLFIDKEESVKLADKKGLAIVAV is encoded by the coding sequence ATGGAAAAAATTGGCTTAATAGCCGGTAACAGAAAATTTCCTTTTGTTTTTGCCCAAGCTGCGAAGAAAAGAAATTTTAGTATTGTGGCCGTGGCAATCAAGGGTGATACATCCTCAAGGCTTAAAAAATATGTTGATAAGATTTATTGGCTTGGGCTCGGGGAATTTAGCTCAATGTTTAAGATTTTTAAAGCCGAAGGGATTAATAAAATTATTATGGCAGGACAAATTTCCCCGCGCAGGCTTTTTAGTAAAGAAATAAATAAAGACCCTGTTTTAAAAAGTTTATTATCCGGCATTGTTGATAAAAGGGCAGATACAATATTCGGGGCTATCGCTGATAAGTTAAAAGAAGAAGGTTTTGAGCTAATTGATTCAACAACATTTATAGAAGAGCTCCTTCCTAAGAAAGGCACCCTTACAAAACACGAGCCGGACTTTTCAACCTGGGAAGATGTGTATTTTGGTTTAGAATTAGCCAAAGCAGTAGCCTTTCTTGACATAGGCCAGACGGTTGCGGTTAAACACAAGGCGATTGTCGCGGTGGAAGCGCTTGAAGGAACTGATAATTTGATCAGGCGGGCAGGAAGGATAAGCCGGGGGGGAGCAGTAGTCGTCAAAGTAAGTAAACCAAAGCAGGACAAGCGGTTTGATATTCCGGTAGTTGGCCTTAATACGATTAAGGTTTTAACAAGGGCGAAAGCGTCATGCCTTGCCATAGAAGCTGACAAAACACTTTTTATAGATAAAGAAGAAAGCGTCAAGCTTGCCGACAAAAAAGGCTTAGCGATTGTTGCGGTGTAA